In Sideroxyarcus emersonii, one DNA window encodes the following:
- a CDS encoding MEKHLA domain-containing protein yields MPSSPPSDLALDERLRLIVSSYRRLTGKPLIADEPADITALRDAMWQAPRAIVAHGTEDDPVFFYGNRLALQWFEMDFDEFARLPSRLSAEPLAQEAREKLLAKVAQQGYVDGYSGMRIAGSGRRFMIADTTVWNLLDDNGVRQGQAAAFVVQA; encoded by the coding sequence ATGCCAAGCTCACCGCCATCTGATCTGGCGCTGGATGAGCGCTTGCGGCTCATCGTGTCGAGCTATCGGCGGCTCACCGGCAAGCCGCTGATTGCAGACGAGCCTGCGGATATCACGGCACTGCGCGATGCAATGTGGCAGGCGCCGCGCGCCATCGTCGCGCACGGCACCGAGGACGATCCGGTTTTTTTCTACGGCAACCGGCTGGCGCTGCAATGGTTCGAGATGGATTTCGACGAGTTCGCGCGCTTGCCGTCGCGGCTCTCCGCCGAACCGCTGGCGCAGGAGGCGCGCGAGAAGCTGCTGGCAAAGGTGGCGCAGCAAGGCTATGTGGACGGCTATTCCGGCATGCGCATCGCCGGCAGCGGCAGGCGTTTCATGATCGCCGACACCACGGTGTGGAACCTGCTCGACGACAACGGCGTGCGGCAGGGGCAGGCCGCAGCATTCGTGGTGCAGGCATAG
- a CDS encoding DUF2782 domain-containing protein has translation MRPIYLAAIACLSLSAYAAQPEAPARAEPPPPPPMTADEPIDEPQVTITKKTELTIEEFRAHGKLYMIKVTPKYGPPYYLVDDLGDGKFSRQESLDSGFRVPRWIIKRF, from the coding sequence ATGCGCCCCATTTATCTTGCCGCAATCGCCTGCCTCAGCCTGAGCGCCTACGCGGCCCAGCCCGAGGCACCCGCCCGGGCGGAACCGCCCCCCCCTCCGCCGATGACCGCGGACGAACCGATCGACGAGCCGCAGGTGACCATCACCAAGAAGACCGAGCTGACCATCGAGGAGTTTCGCGCGCACGGCAAGCTGTACATGATCAAGGTCACGCCCAAGTATGGCCCGCCCTATTACCTGGTGGACGATCTCGGCGACGGCAAGTTCTCGCGCCAGGAGAGCCTGGATTCCGGTTTCCGCGTACCGCGCTGGATCATCAAACGCTTCTGA
- a CDS encoding homoserine kinase encodes MAVFTRVSEADIAAWLANYSLGTLLELQGIPAGIENTNYFVTTTNGRFVLTLFEKLTADDLPFFLNLMAHLARHGIPCPCPVADKQNRFLGELNGKPACIVSRLSGKSVTQPTTAQCAAVGAMLGQMHSAGQSFGEQMLNPRGSAWRAEAAQQVRRFLPPQDAVLLAGEVEFHATHPLAGIPRGVIHADLFRDNVLMEGERVGGLIDFYFACTGKLLYDVAITVNDWCMTPEGKLDAGHTRALLNAYHAARPLTAAEADLWPIALRVAALRFWISRLYDLHLPREGDIVHAHNPDQFKRILQNHIASPNPPWL; translated from the coding sequence ATGGCTGTATTTACCCGCGTTTCCGAAGCCGACATCGCTGCCTGGCTGGCCAACTATTCGCTCGGAACATTGCTCGAACTGCAGGGCATCCCTGCCGGCATCGAGAACACCAATTACTTCGTCACCACCACCAACGGCCGCTTCGTGCTGACGCTGTTCGAGAAGCTCACGGCGGACGACCTGCCGTTCTTCCTCAACCTGATGGCCCACCTGGCCCGGCACGGCATTCCCTGCCCCTGCCCGGTGGCGGACAAGCAGAACCGTTTTCTCGGCGAGCTGAACGGCAAGCCAGCCTGCATCGTCAGCCGCCTTTCGGGCAAATCCGTGACGCAACCCACCACCGCGCAATGTGCCGCCGTCGGCGCGATGCTGGGGCAGATGCACAGCGCCGGCCAGAGCTTCGGCGAGCAGATGCTGAACCCGCGCGGTTCGGCATGGCGGGCCGAAGCGGCGCAACAGGTGAGGCGCTTCCTGCCCCCCCAGGATGCAGTCCTGCTGGCCGGCGAAGTCGAGTTCCACGCGACGCACCCCCTGGCCGGCATCCCGCGCGGTGTCATCCATGCCGACCTGTTCCGCGACAACGTGCTGATGGAAGGCGAGCGCGTCGGCGGCCTGATCGATTTCTATTTCGCCTGCACCGGCAAGCTGCTGTACGACGTGGCCATCACCGTCAACGACTGGTGCATGACCCCGGAGGGCAAGCTGGATGCGGGCCACACGCGCGCCTTGCTGAATGCCTACCATGCCGCGCGCCCGCTCACTGCGGCAGAGGCCGATCTGTGGCCGATCGCCCTGCGCGTGGCGGCGCTGCGTTTCTGGATATCGCGCCTGTACGACCTGCATCTGCCGCGCGAAGGCGATATCGTGCACGCGCACAATCCGGATCAATTCAAGCGCATCCTGCAGAACCACATCGCCAGTCCCAACCCGCCCTGGCTGTGA
- a CDS encoding TIGR00730 family Rossman fold protein, with the protein MNNDMKLPPMQSPELMQSKESWRVFGIMSEFVSATERLRDIHPAVSIFGSARTPHDHPYYKLTEEIARLLSDAGFSVISGGGPGIMEAANKGAFYGKSSSVGLNIQLPHEQHNNPYQNISQTFHHFFTRKVMFVKFASAYVVMPGGFGTMDELMEALTLVQTGKTRRMPIILVGSKFWGGMVEWFRNSLLAEQMIAASDMDLIQVIDEPEQVVAAIFKHYETRGFEPSVAELEMQLNL; encoded by the coding sequence ATGAACAACGATATGAAACTTCCGCCCATGCAGTCGCCCGAGCTGATGCAGTCGAAGGAATCCTGGCGTGTGTTCGGCATTATGTCAGAATTCGTCTCGGCGACCGAACGCCTGCGCGACATCCATCCCGCCGTCAGCATCTTCGGCAGCGCGCGCACCCCGCACGACCACCCCTATTACAAGCTCACCGAGGAGATCGCGCGCCTGCTGTCGGATGCCGGCTTCTCGGTCATCTCCGGCGGCGGCCCCGGCATCATGGAAGCGGCCAACAAGGGGGCGTTCTACGGCAAGTCGTCCAGCGTCGGCCTCAACATCCAGCTGCCGCACGAACAGCACAACAACCCGTACCAGAACATCAGCCAGACTTTCCACCACTTCTTCACGCGCAAGGTGATGTTCGTGAAGTTCGCCAGCGCCTATGTGGTGATGCCGGGCGGCTTCGGCACCATGGACGAGCTGATGGAGGCGCTGACGCTGGTACAGACCGGCAAGACCCGCCGCATGCCGATCATCCTGGTCGGCAGCAAATTCTGGGGCGGCATGGTGGAATGGTTCAGGAACAGCCTGCTGGCGGAGCAGATGATCGCCGCCAGCGACATGGACCTGATCCAGGTCATCGACGAGCCGGAACAGGTGGTCGCCGCCATCTTCAAGCATTACGAGACCCGCGGTTTCGAACCCTCGGTGGCGGAACTCGAGATGCAACTCAATCTTTGA
- the polA gene encoding DNA polymerase I, with translation MKTLLLVDGSSYLYRAFHAMPDLRSPQGEPTGAIYGVLNMLRRLRKDYAADYSACVFDAKGKTFRDDWYPEYKAHRPPMPDDLRAQVEPLHEVVAAAGWNILMVDGVEADDVIGTLAQQASQQGARCIISTGDKDLTQLVNEHVLWVNTMSEEELDAAGVAAKFGVPPERIVDYLTLIGDSVDNVPGVPKCGPKTAVKWLTEYGTLDNLVEHAGEIKGVAGENLRAALEWLPQGRRLVTVKCDVPLDRRYSELVAPAADVAKLRELFERFGFKSWLRELDGGGAGSHAVARETPSKPSRAAGAELRQFEQAAQATATNDTSGYEAILTEAQLDAWLHQLMAAPLVSLDTETTGLDQMTAQLVGISFSIEAHQAAYLPLAHHYPGAPDQIGRTHALHKLRHWLESPAHMKLGQNLKYDQHIFANHGIALRGIAEDTLLQSYVLESHKPHEMGNLALRHLGLETMSYADVVGKGAKQIGFDQVDIDTATRYSAEDADITLQLHQTLSPQLQGKLAEVYREIELPVREVLFRMERNGVLIDGGKLARQSHELGEKMMVIEKQAFEAAGQPFNLNSPKQLSEILFDKLGLPVKKKTPSGTPSTDEEVLQELALDYPLPKLLLDYRGMAKLKSTYTDKLPQMVNACTGRVHTSYSQAVAVTGRLASSDPNLQNIPIRTPEGRRIREAFIAPPGSRIVSADYSQIELRIMAHLSGDEGLLKAFAAGEDIHRATAAEVFGVALDAVSSEQRRYAKVINFGLIYGMSAFGLASQLNIENSAAKQYIDLYFARYPGVKRYMDDTRLQAKAQGFVETVFGRRLWLPEINGANAMRRQAAERAAINAPMQGTAADLIKLAMIAVQDWLEKEKLETKLIMQVHDELVLEVAQGELALVKEKVRELMCNVAELKVPLEVGLGEGGNWDEAH, from the coding sequence ATGAAGACATTGTTGTTGGTGGACGGCTCGTCCTATTTGTACCGCGCTTTCCACGCCATGCCCGACCTGCGCAGCCCGCAGGGCGAACCGACCGGCGCCATCTACGGCGTGCTCAACATGCTGCGCCGCCTGCGCAAGGACTATGCGGCGGATTATAGCGCCTGCGTGTTCGATGCGAAGGGCAAAACGTTCCGCGACGACTGGTATCCCGAATACAAGGCGCACCGCCCGCCCATGCCGGACGACCTGCGCGCGCAGGTCGAACCGCTGCACGAGGTGGTGGCGGCGGCCGGCTGGAACATCCTGATGGTGGACGGCGTCGAGGCGGACGACGTCATCGGCACCCTGGCGCAGCAGGCCTCGCAACAGGGGGCGCGCTGCATCATCTCCACCGGCGACAAGGATCTCACCCAGCTGGTCAACGAGCATGTGCTGTGGGTCAATACCATGAGCGAGGAAGAGCTGGATGCTGCCGGCGTCGCCGCCAAGTTCGGCGTGCCGCCCGAGCGCATCGTGGATTACCTGACGCTGATCGGCGACAGCGTGGACAACGTGCCCGGCGTGCCCAAATGCGGCCCCAAGACCGCGGTGAAGTGGCTCACAGAATACGGCACCCTGGACAACCTGGTCGAGCATGCCGGCGAGATCAAGGGCGTTGCCGGCGAGAATTTGCGCGCTGCGCTGGAATGGCTGCCGCAGGGGCGCCGGCTGGTCACGGTTAAATGCGACGTGCCGCTGGACCGGCGCTACAGCGAACTGGTCGCGCCGGCGGCGGACGTGGCCAAGCTGCGCGAACTGTTCGAGCGTTTCGGCTTCAAGAGCTGGCTGCGCGAACTCGACGGGGGCGGAGCCGGTTCGCACGCGGTCGCACGCGAAACGCCGTCGAAGCCGTCGCGTGCGGCGGGCGCAGAACTGCGGCAGTTCGAGCAGGCGGCGCAGGCGACCGCCACCAACGACACCTCCGGCTACGAAGCCATTCTCACCGAGGCGCAGCTCGATGCCTGGCTGCACCAGCTGATGGCGGCACCCTTGGTGAGCCTGGACACCGAGACCACCGGCCTCGACCAGATGACCGCCCAGCTGGTCGGCATCTCGTTCAGTATCGAAGCGCACCAGGCGGCCTACCTGCCGCTGGCGCACCATTACCCCGGTGCGCCCGACCAGATCGGGCGCACGCACGCGTTGCACAAGCTCAGGCACTGGCTGGAAAGCCCGGCGCACATGAAGCTGGGGCAGAACCTCAAATACGACCAGCACATCTTCGCCAACCACGGCATTGCGCTGCGCGGCATCGCCGAAGATACGCTGCTGCAATCCTACGTGCTCGAATCGCACAAGCCGCACGAGATGGGCAACCTCGCGCTGCGCCATCTCGGGCTGGAGACCATGAGCTATGCCGACGTGGTGGGCAAGGGCGCCAAGCAGATCGGCTTCGACCAGGTCGACATCGACACCGCCACGCGCTACTCGGCCGAGGATGCCGACATCACGCTGCAGCTGCATCAGACCCTGTCGCCGCAGCTGCAGGGGAAATTGGCCGAGGTGTACCGCGAGATCGAGCTGCCGGTGCGCGAAGTGCTGTTCAGGATGGAACGCAACGGCGTGCTGATCGATGGCGGCAAACTGGCACGACAGAGCCACGAGCTGGGCGAGAAGATGATGGTCATCGAAAAACAGGCGTTCGAGGCGGCGGGGCAGCCGTTCAACCTCAATTCGCCCAAGCAGCTCAGCGAGATTTTGTTCGACAAGCTCGGCCTGCCGGTGAAGAAGAAGACGCCGAGCGGCACGCCCTCCACCGACGAGGAAGTGCTGCAGGAACTGGCGCTGGATTACCCGCTGCCCAAACTGCTGCTCGATTACCGCGGTATGGCCAAGCTCAAGTCCACCTACACCGACAAGCTGCCGCAGATGGTCAACGCGTGCACCGGCCGCGTGCATACCAGCTACTCGCAGGCCGTGGCAGTGACGGGACGGCTGGCCTCGAGCGACCCCAACCTGCAGAACATCCCCATCCGCACACCCGAAGGCCGCCGCATCCGCGAGGCCTTCATCGCCCCGCCGGGCAGCCGCATCGTCTCCGCCGACTACTCGCAGATCGAGCTGCGCATCATGGCCCACCTGTCGGGCGACGAGGGCCTGCTCAAGGCCTTTGCCGCCGGCGAAGATATCCACCGTGCCACCGCCGCCGAGGTGTTCGGCGTCGCACTGGATGCGGTGAGCAGCGAACAGCGCCGCTACGCCAAGGTCATCAACTTCGGCCTCATCTACGGCATGTCCGCCTTCGGATTGGCCAGCCAGCTCAACATCGAGAACAGCGCCGCCAAGCAATACATCGACCTCTATTTCGCGCGCTATCCCGGCGTGAAGCGCTACATGGACGACACCCGCCTGCAGGCCAAGGCGCAGGGCTTCGTCGAGACGGTGTTCGGCCGCCGCCTGTGGCTGCCCGAGATCAACGGCGCCAACGCGATGCGTCGCCAGGCCGCCGAACGCGCCGCCATCAACGCGCCGATGCAGGGCACCGCCGCCGACCTGATCAAGCTGGCGATGATCGCGGTGCAGGACTGGCTGGAGAAAGAGAAATTAGAAACCAAGCTCATCATGCAGGTGCATGACGAGCTGGTGCTGGAAGTGGCGCAGGGGGAATTGGCGCTGGTGAAGGAGAAGGTGCGCGAGTTGATGTGCAATGTGGCGGAGTTGAAGGTGCCGTTGGAGGTGGGGTTGGGGGAGGGGGGGAATTGGGATGAGGCGCATTAG
- a CDS encoding nucleotide pyrophosphohydrolase, which produces MASDFDRIRKQVRQFVVEREWDQFHSPKNLSMALIVEAAEMVEHFQWLTEEQSGDLSAEKLAEVELELADIQIYLISLAEKLKLDIVAAVEKKLALNAEKYPADQVRGSSRKYTEYKQS; this is translated from the coding sequence ATGGCCTCCGATTTCGACCGGATAAGGAAACAGGTGCGGCAGTTCGTCGTCGAGCGCGAGTGGGACCAGTTCCATTCACCCAAGAACCTGTCCATGGCGCTCATCGTCGAGGCCGCCGAGATGGTCGAGCATTTCCAGTGGCTGACCGAGGAGCAGAGCGGTGATCTTTCTGCGGAAAAGCTCGCCGAAGTCGAGCTGGAACTGGCGGATATCCAGATCTACCTCATCAGCCTGGCGGAAAAGCTGAAGCTGGATATCGTCGCTGCCGTGGAGAAGAAGCTGGCGCTGAACGCGGAGAAATACCCGGCCGACCAGGTGCGCGGCAGTTCGAGGAAATACACGGAATACAAGCAATCCTGA
- a CDS encoding BPSS1780 family membrane protein has product MEIKKLNAARGWIWVKHGYQLIMLNPLMAISFALIGALAIFTALRIPLLGPLVALLLMPVVIVGYMRVCRALEEEEEIELLHLFAGLRKHTAQLIALGGFLILGLLLSSMAMIMLGGEPLRNMLDGLNAASEPQMLLDAMWAAGSSVAISLMVGFALMCVLMLAFQYAPMLVYFNDLRPLAAMHASLSGSLRNILPYTVYNVIMQVIAVALSLLPFNLGMIVLLPLGLTSLYVSYRNIFPFAHELVPTPPDAPGTEA; this is encoded by the coding sequence ATGGAAATCAAGAAACTGAATGCCGCACGCGGCTGGATCTGGGTGAAGCACGGCTACCAGCTGATCATGCTCAACCCGCTGATGGCGATCTCCTTTGCGCTGATCGGCGCCCTCGCCATCTTCACCGCACTCAGGATCCCGCTGCTCGGCCCGCTCGTCGCCCTGCTGCTGATGCCCGTCGTGATCGTCGGCTACATGCGCGTGTGCCGTGCGCTGGAGGAGGAAGAGGAGATCGAGCTGCTGCACCTGTTCGCCGGTTTGCGCAAGCACACCGCACAGCTGATCGCGCTCGGCGGTTTCCTCATCCTGGGCCTGCTGCTCTCCTCGATGGCGATGATCATGCTCGGCGGAGAACCGCTGCGCAACATGCTGGATGGGCTGAACGCCGCCAGCGAACCGCAGATGCTGCTGGATGCGATGTGGGCGGCCGGATCGAGCGTGGCGATCAGCCTGATGGTCGGGTTCGCGCTGATGTGCGTGCTGATGCTGGCGTTCCAGTATGCGCCGATGCTGGTGTACTTCAACGACCTGCGCCCGCTTGCGGCCATGCATGCCAGCCTGTCCGGCTCGCTGCGCAACATCCTGCCGTACACGGTGTACAACGTCATCATGCAGGTGATCGCGGTGGCGCTCAGCCTGCTGCCGTTCAACCTCGGCATGATCGTGCTGCTGCCGCTGGGCCTCACCTCGCTCTACGTCAGCTATCGCAACATCTTCCCGTTCGCGCACGAACTTGTGCCAACGCCACCGGACGCTCCCGGCACGGAGGCCTGA
- a CDS encoding phosphoribulokinase has translation MSSKHPVIAVTGSSGAGTTTVKRAFENIFRREKISAAVVEGDSLHSLDRMAFRAAAAEAGKNGNPSFSHFGPEANHFAKIEEMFKTYGETGMCKRRYYVHSDAEAADHNKHFNMTDLKPGVFTPWEDIEKDTDLLFYEGLHGLVKDDKHDASKYVDLGIGVVPVVNLEWIQKIHRDKAERGYSAEATVDTILRRMPDYIKYITPQFSRTHINFQRVATVDTSNPFIARDIPTPDESFVVIRFRDPKGVDFPYMLNMIPNSFMSRANTLVVPGGKMSHAMEIILAPIMHDMIQKKKKQ, from the coding sequence ATGTCCAGTAAACATCCCGTTATTGCGGTCACCGGTTCGTCCGGCGCCGGCACGACTACCGTCAAGCGCGCGTTCGAGAATATCTTCCGCCGCGAGAAGATCAGCGCCGCCGTCGTCGAGGGCGACAGCCTGCACAGCCTGGATCGCATGGCGTTCCGCGCTGCCGCAGCCGAAGCCGGCAAGAACGGCAACCCGTCCTTCAGCCATTTCGGTCCGGAAGCCAATCACTTCGCCAAGATCGAAGAGATGTTCAAGACCTACGGCGAGACCGGCATGTGCAAGCGCCGCTACTATGTACACAGCGACGCCGAGGCTGCAGACCACAACAAGCACTTCAACATGACCGATCTCAAGCCCGGTGTATTCACGCCGTGGGAAGATATCGAGAAGGATACCGACCTGCTGTTCTACGAAGGCCTGCACGGCCTGGTGAAGGACGACAAGCACGATGCGAGCAAGTACGTGGACCTGGGTATCGGCGTGGTGCCGGTGGTCAACCTGGAATGGATCCAGAAGATCCACCGCGACAAGGCCGAGCGCGGCTATTCCGCCGAAGCGACCGTGGATACCATCCTGCGCCGCATGCCCGACTACATCAAGTACATCACTCCGCAATTCTCGCGCACCCACATCAACTTCCAGCGCGTGGCCACGGTGGACACGTCCAACCCGTTCATCGCACGCGACATTCCGACGCCGGATGAAAGCTTCGTGGTCATCCGCTTCCGCGATCCGAAGGGCGTGGACTTCCCCTACATGCTCAACATGATCCCGAACTCGTTCATGTCCCGCGCCAACACGCTGGTGGTGCCCGGCGGCAAGATGAGCCATGCGATGGAGATCATCCTTGCCCCGATCATGCACGACATGATCCAGAAAAAGAAGAAGCAATAA
- a CDS encoding UvrD-helicase domain-containing protein, whose product MNSTLLAGLNPEQRAAVELPARSALILAGAGSGKTRVLTTRIAWLISTGQVSPAGILAVTFTNKAAKEMVTRLSAMLPINTRGMWIGTFHGLCNRMLRAHHREASLPQTFQILDSGDQLSAIKRLMKAMNIDDEKYPPREMQNFISGRKEEGLRAHEVEAYDPYTRRKIEVYAEYDKQCQREGVVDFSELLLRCYELLSRNQALREHYQERFKHILVDEFQDTNPLQYRWLKLLAGQNNALFAVGDDDQSIYAFRGANVGNMQELLRDFHVENVIKLEQNYRSHGNILDAANALIQHNRNRLGKNLWTDADKGEQIRVYEAGTDVDEAAFIVDEARQLNREGVRLSEIALLYRSNAQSRVLEHALVSAGLSYRVYGGLRFFERQEIKHALAYLRLMENTDDDNALLRIVNFPTRGIGARSIEQLQEAAKQYNTTLWDAAARAGGKVTAFVGLVESLRSATAGLPLPEIIDHVLQHSGLAAHYQNETGAKKREAEERLENLNELVNAATLFVHENEDDSLTAFLTHASLEAGEHQAGDSEDALHLMTVHAAKGLEFHTVFITGLEESLFPHQNSIDSGDLDEERRLMYVAITRARRRLYLTFAQSRMLHGQTHYGTASSFLRELPEELLHWLTPRVSARKTFSSGSYETSSYIKAFAATPLEKAPPAPSSVWRIGQRVFHQKFGEGVVTDSEGGGNEGRVQVNFKRAGSKWLALEYAKLTAI is encoded by the coding sequence ATGAATTCCACCCTGCTTGCCGGTCTCAATCCCGAACAACGCGCCGCCGTCGAACTGCCTGCCCGATCCGCACTGATTCTCGCAGGTGCGGGCAGCGGCAAAACGCGCGTGCTGACCACGCGCATCGCCTGGCTGATCAGCACCGGGCAGGTGTCGCCCGCCGGCATCCTGGCCGTGACCTTCACCAACAAGGCGGCCAAGGAGATGGTGACGCGGCTGTCGGCGATGCTGCCGATCAACACCCGCGGCATGTGGATCGGCACCTTCCACGGGCTGTGCAACCGCATGCTGCGCGCGCACCACCGCGAGGCCAGCCTGCCGCAGACCTTCCAGATCCTCGATTCCGGCGACCAGCTGTCCGCCATCAAACGCCTGATGAAAGCGATGAACATCGACGACGAGAAATATCCGCCGCGCGAAATGCAGAACTTCATCAGCGGCCGCAAGGAAGAAGGCTTGCGTGCCCACGAAGTGGAAGCCTACGACCCCTACACGCGGCGCAAGATCGAGGTGTACGCCGAATACGACAAGCAGTGCCAGCGCGAGGGCGTGGTGGACTTCTCCGAGCTGCTGCTGCGCTGCTACGAACTGCTGTCGCGTAACCAGGCGCTGCGCGAGCACTATCAGGAGCGCTTCAAGCACATCCTGGTGGACGAGTTCCAGGACACCAACCCGCTGCAATACCGCTGGCTGAAATTGCTGGCCGGCCAGAACAATGCGCTGTTCGCCGTGGGCGACGACGACCAGTCCATCTACGCCTTCCGCGGCGCCAACGTCGGCAACATGCAGGAGCTGCTGCGCGACTTCCATGTCGAGAACGTGATCAAGCTGGAGCAGAACTACCGCTCGCACGGCAACATCCTCGACGCCGCCAACGCGCTGATCCAGCACAACCGCAACCGCCTCGGCAAGAACCTGTGGACCGATGCCGACAAGGGCGAACAGATCCGCGTGTACGAGGCGGGCACCGATGTGGACGAGGCGGCGTTCATCGTCGATGAGGCCAGGCAGCTCAACCGCGAAGGCGTGAGGCTGTCCGAGATCGCACTGCTGTACCGCTCCAACGCGCAGTCGCGCGTGCTGGAGCATGCGCTGGTCTCGGCCGGGCTGTCATACCGCGTGTATGGCGGGCTGCGCTTCTTCGAGCGGCAGGAGATCAAGCATGCGCTGGCCTATTTGCGGCTGATGGAGAACACCGACGACGACAATGCGCTGCTGCGCATCGTCAACTTCCCCACCCGCGGCATCGGCGCGCGCAGCATCGAGCAGCTGCAGGAAGCGGCAAAGCAATACAACACCACGCTGTGGGACGCCGCCGCGCGCGCGGGCGGCAAGGTCACCGCCTTCGTCGGCCTGGTCGAATCGCTGCGCAGCGCAACGGCCGGTCTGCCGCTGCCGGAGATCATCGACCATGTGCTGCAGCATAGCGGTTTGGCGGCGCATTACCAGAACGAGACCGGTGCGAAGAAGCGCGAAGCCGAGGAGCGGCTGGAGAACTTGAACGAGCTGGTCAATGCAGCGACGCTGTTCGTGCACGAGAACGAGGACGACAGCCTCACTGCCTTCCTTACCCATGCTTCGCTGGAAGCGGGCGAGCACCAGGCAGGCGACAGCGAAGACGCGCTGCACCTGATGACGGTGCATGCCGCGAAAGGGCTGGAGTTCCACACCGTGTTCATCACCGGCCTGGAAGAGAGCCTGTTCCCGCACCAGAACAGCATCGACAGCGGCGACCTCGACGAGGAACGCCGCCTGATGTATGTGGCGATCACCCGCGCGCGCCGCCGCCTGTACCTCACTTTCGCGCAGAGCCGCATGCTGCACGGGCAGACGCACTACGGCACGGCATCGAGCTTCCTGCGCGAACTGCCGGAAGAGCTGCTGCACTGGCTGACGCCGCGCGTGAGCGCGCGCAAGACCTTCTCCTCCGGCAGCTACGAGACCAGCAGCTACATCAAGGCGTTCGCCGCCACTCCGCTGGAAAAGGCGCCGCCCGCGCCCAGCTCGGTATGGCGCATCGGCCAGCGCGTGTTCCACCAGAAGTTCGGCGAGGGCGTGGTGACGGACAGCGAAGGCGGCGGCAACGAAGGCCGCGTGCAGGTCAATTTCAAGCGTGCCGGCAGCAAATGGCTGGCACTCGAATATGCCAAGCTCACCGCCATCTGA
- a CDS encoding carboxymuconolactone decarboxylase family protein, translating into MGNSYKAVTQEISKELTPFRKEAAAPMAGFDAMAKSAMADGVLSALHKELIATAIAVSTRCEGCVGFHVRGLVRLGATREQVNEMLAVAVYMGGGPSLMYAAEVLRAFEEFQPA; encoded by the coding sequence ATGGGCAATTCATACAAGGCCGTCACGCAGGAGATCAGCAAGGAGCTCACCCCTTTCCGCAAGGAGGCGGCTGCACCGATGGCCGGATTCGACGCGATGGCGAAATCGGCCATGGCGGATGGCGTGCTGTCGGCGCTGCACAAGGAGCTGATCGCCACGGCCATCGCCGTATCGACGCGCTGCGAGGGATGTGTCGGTTTTCATGTGCGCGGGCTGGTGCGGCTGGGCGCAACGCGCGAACAGGTCAACGAGATGCTCGCGGTGGCGGTCTACATGGGGGGCGGACCGTCGCTGATGTATGCGGCGGAAGTGCTGCGCGCGTTCGAGGAATTCCAGCCGGCCTGA